The genomic interval CATAAACCCAGCCTTTCACTGGGCACATTGGTGCAAGATGCAAGTGGTAACTATTATCTTTGTGTGCAGGCATCATGTGACTCCGTCAGAGTAATTGCCCCGCAGCCCTTCCTTTTTGCAAAGCTCGAGGTCGTACCTGAAGAGTCAATCAGTAGCCATAAGGATAAAATTGAATTTGTGGTGCCCCGAAAGAACAAGGGTATAGGAAAAAGCTTTGTTTGCCTGAAGCTATCGGACAAAGCACCATATGCTGCGCTAATTTCGATTGTGTTTCCTCCAACTGAGGACGAAAAAGTTGTAGCAAAAAAAGCGCGAGACGGCACGCTTTATTTTGAGGCCGCTACGCTTCCCATAGGGAAAAGGGCAGAGAAACATAAACGCTATCTATGGATAGCCGATGTTAAGAGAAAAAGGGCGCTTCGCACGGTTCAGTTTATTGGCCAAGAAATGGGCCGGATCGGTTTCGATGAATTTGAGGCTTTCCGCCGGAAATACCGCTAATCGATCGGGCGCAGCTGGCGGGTGATGCGCTCGCATGGGCAGAGATCAGTGCGCTGAATTGCCTCAGTTTGGGAGTACATCAGTCAAGTTTCCTGTGAACAGTGACCAACCGTCACTTCCATGTTTGGCGGACGATTTTTTTAACTAAGGCATTGAAATGTTTAATAGACCTGTGAAGTTGGTAGCCGCTTCCATGTCTAGGTTGGAATTTGGCTTTGATTGTTGAATTTTTGGGTCTTTTTCGAGAGTTTCCTAGGCCTCTCTGAAGCGCGTTTGAAGCAGGTCCGTGAAAACGCCGCCAGAGTCCGTGAAGCCCTATATCACGGGCGCTTGGCGGGCAGGGGGCTGCTCAGTTCCATAAGCAAGCTTATCGCGCATCCGCGGCGGATGCTTCTGTTTTCACGCTTTTTGAAAGGGTGGAGTCCGGCCGGGCCATGATCGTGCTGAGGGCGGGCCCCTCAAGCCCTCAGCTGTCAAAGGCGATGCCCGGTGCCGCCGCCCGGAATATTGACAGATCGCTTGAGAAATAAGGCATTCGCGTGGATTCCCGCCTGTTTCCGCATATTCCCGGTCATTGCAGCCTCATCTGTCAAACAACAACCAAAACATCAGTTGAAGGGCGACTGTCTACTGCATTTAAGTCTTTGTATTCGGAAGATGCCGGCCGACGTGCCCTATCGCGATCTTTTTTCGTTCTGAATCGAAAAGGAAGTGAATGGAAGCGCATGAATTCGTGTCGCCTGCGCCGATTGTAATATGTGGCTCGAAAAGCTGCTTTTCCCCGCGATATTCAAACTCATAGTGATTCTTGTATTTTCCTTTCGTCGTATCTGAGATGTGCATGCTACTCCGTTTGCCCCACCCTCTATTCCTCAGGTGCAGGAGAATATCACCTCCACTTCCCTTTTCGCGACGGTTTCGCTCCCAATCGTCGACAATTTCACTAAGGTCTTTTAGCGCCCTGAATATATCGTCCGGGCGCTGAAATGGACAATCATCGGCAGAGGATAGTGCTGATGGCAAAATTTCTAAGTTGCTAAATTTTGTAGCTGCTTCGCGCGTTGCCTCTGCCACCGAGTGGAAAGAAACGACATCATCGTCTCCGCCATCAAGCTTGTCGTCCGGCCCATCTTCCAGGGAAAAGAAGACCTGCTGGTTTGCTTTCAGGTTGGCATTCTCCGCCTCAAGTTGCTCAATTTTCTTCTCTGCTAAATCAAGGCGTTCCAGATCACGTTCGTAGTCCGCCCAGAAATTGTCCCCTGTCTCTCTCTTCTCTGATAAGAGCCTTTGCCGCTCGGCCGCCTCAGCCCTTCGGATGAGATCGGCTATGCGAGGATCTGGAATGTATCGAAAGGCTGTGACGGCAAATATCGATTGTTCGATTTTGCGGGAGGCAGAATTTGAGCCGATTTGGTCAATCCAACTGCCAAGAAACAAGCGATGACTACGAGGAGACGATTCTGTTGAGAAACCGGGCCAATAAATCCGCGCAGCGCCGTTGAAGCACGAAAGTTCGCGACCGACCTCGTCAACGAAGTCCCACGTAAGTTCAGGATCTTCAATGCAAACAATGACGGCCACTCCGGCAAGATTTAGAGCGAGTTTTTGAGGATCAATTCGATTGAGGTCACCTCGTGCGTAAGGGGAGAGGAGCACGATAGGGAGCTTCCTTAACTCGCTATTCAGCAAGATCAGGAAATCCTGCAAGCTCTCACGCCGAACAATATAGGGCTCCGCTTGAATTTGCATATCGCCCACAAAAGCTGGCGATCGGGAGCAGATATCGCGAACAACCCGCGGTGAACCGAACGCTAAACGGGCCGGCGAAACGCTATACTCCACAGACTCGATGGAGATCAGGTGTTCGACACCACATCGATCGTTAAATTGTCCTACTCGAATTTCGTTTAGCCACCTAAGCCCTGCGTCTTGATCGTGAGGCAAAACCCACCTTATTCGCACAGCGCGCTCGCTACCGTCCTGAAACAAGGCGGAAGCAAGCTCATGTCCCTCTGGAAGGTCTATGAGAGGTTCCGACGAACTGGGATCAAAATCGAACTCGGGCATATTCCTCCAGTCCCGATAATGTCCGACTACCCAATCACGATAGCTCGAGAGCACCTCTTGCATGCCTGCTTTCGTCTGAACTTCAAAACGAGATGCGTATACCAGTCTCGGCATTTCTCCTCCCCCTTGAGAAATAGATTCTTTACGCGATCAATCCCTGAATACTGTCCGTCAAGTATTCTGGGCGCAACATGTAAATTGTCTAATTTACTAAAGCACTTCATCCGACGATAATGACCTCCTTCACGCCCTTCCCATTCCCCTCCGAGATTGAATAGGTGCAGTCGACCTCCTCGATGTCGAACCGTGAGAAGGTTTCGAAGACGCCTTGAACGGCGTTCAAGGACAGTATGAAGGTGCCTTGAAGGCCGGCTAAAGCCTCCGCCATCGCCTCGAAATCCTTGCCGCCGAAGACGTCCGCGCCATAGTCGGCCTCGTTTCCCCAATAGGGCGGATCGAGATAGAACAGCATGCCCGGCCGGTCATAGCGGCGGATGAAGTCCTGCCAGGGCAGGCATTCGATGACGACGCCGGCGAGGCGTTCGTGGATGTCCTCCAGCGTCGAGGCGAGCTTGACCAGGTTGAAGCGGGCGCCGGTGGTCTTGCTGACCCCAAAATTCCGGCCGGCGACCTTGCCGCCGAAGGCGAGACGCTGGAGATAGAGGAAGCGGGCGGCGCGTTCGAGATCGGTCAGCGTCGTTGGATCGGTCTTCATCAGCCGCTCGAATTCCCGCCTTCCGGAGATCTGGAAGCGGAGCGTATCCATGAACTGCGGAAAGTGCCGCTGCAGGATGCGGAAGAAGTTGGCGACGTCGCCGCTGATATCGTTGATGACCTCCGTCCTCGGCTGGCGATCGCGGCGCAGGAACACGCCGCCCATGCCGACGAAGGGCTCGGCATAGCCGTCATGCGGGGTCGCGTTGATCCTGGCGATCACGGTCTTCGACAGGATGCGCTTGCCGCCGATATAGCCGGCTGCGGGAACGGTCGGAGCGACCGGGCGCTGATTTACCATTTCAAATATCCTACGAATCGCTCACAACGCGCAGGCCCTTCGGGGTGCGGGTGTGGCGGTTATCGTAATGTGCTGCCCGGCGGGTCCTTGACGCCAATCTTTGGCCCGTCGCGCCTTGGCCTCGTCGGCTGACGATGTCGCGGTTTTGACCTTTAGACAGCATGGGGCGTAGAGCGCCATGCCCATGGCGTCGGGCACGATTTTCAAAAGGCCTTTCAGTTGATAGTGAAGGCCGGGATATAGCTGCCGTCAGATCATCCGCGGCGGATACTGGCACCATCCCAACAAGGGCTCGATTTGTCCCGCGCTGCCTATTCCCGTGGCGGATGAAACCGGGAGGAACGGCGGCGAATTTGTTATAAGTCTCCACCTTCGCCAGGCGTTTCGGCCTTGTCTGACATCCTGTTCCAGCGCTGGTTCATGGCGCGGTCGAGCCAGCCGAGGCCGGCCAGCGCCAGGCCGAGGCCGATGAAGGATACGACGCGCAGGAGCCCTTCGAGGCCGGAAATATCCACCAGGAAGACCTTCGCGATTGTCAGGCCGGTCGCGGCCATGGCGACCTTGCGCAGGGCATGGGAATGGCGGGAAAAGCTGATCAACAGAAGAACCGCGCAGATGATCACCAGCGCGATCGTGTAGCTGTAGAGTTCCGGCTGGGTGACGCCCGGGACCGAAAGGTCGTTGCCGCGCCAGAACCGCCGGATTTCGCAGGCGACATAGAAGCCTGCAAGCAGGCTCGAGACGCAGGTGAAGGCAATCCGCAATCGCCGGCCGAGCGTGTCGATCTTCCAGGCGCCGATCGCCAGCACGGCCGCGAGCGGCAGGTAGCTGAGCGCCAGGCTGTCGAAGATCGCCGGCCCCGCTACCGGGTTGAGGCGGAACAGAACCGGATTGGTGACTGTGAGCGGCACGGCAATCAGGGCGGTGGCGACAAGGCCGAACAGCACGGCAAGAGCCGCCCGGAAAATCCGCAGCCACCTGCCGGTCGTCGGCAGGCGGTTGATCTGGGCGAGCATGGCGATCGCCATCACCGCGGCGAGCAGCCCCGGTTCGTCCGGCACCAGCCGTTGCAGCAATGCACAGGCGAAGACGGCTGCAATCGTCCATGTGGCGGTCTCGATCGCCGCCTGCACGGATAGCCGCGCGCGGGAAACGGTCAGCCGCCACCCGACATATAGCAAGGCCAGCGTGCCGCCATAGGCCTCGATGAAGGCCAGCCATGGGGTGGTGCTGCGCACCGCCCAGAAAAAGCCGGGGCTCGCGATCAGGCGGAAGGCGATGATGGCGAGCGCCACCTTGGTGAAGATGCCGATGAGCGCAAGATCGAAACGCCGGTCGAGCCAGATGGTGAGGATCACGACCACGCCGAGCGCCAGCGTCAGCGCCGTCTGGGTCAGCACCACGAACAGCGCCAGCGCCAGCATCGACAGCGCGGCGATTGCGAAGAGCGCCGCGCGAAGCTGTCGCTGGTTGGCATCGCCGCTCCGCAAGGTTCGATCCGTCAGCACGGTCATGACCGCCGCGATCGCGAGAATGTGGAGGCTCCAGAGATAATCCCCGAAGGCGGCCGCCGGCGACCAGAGAAACTGGAAGATGAAGGCGCTCGCCGGCGCAAAGGTCGCGGCCCCCAGGGCAAAACCTAACGCCGCGCGGGCATCATCCGCGGACCGGGGCATCCGCCAGAAGGCCATGATCGATGCAACTGCCGAGAGGACGAGGGCCAGTGTTATGAAGGAGGTCGCGGGTGTCGTCGCAGCTTCCCGCATTGCGAGGAACTGAGCGAAAAGCGGACCGTATTCGACCGCTTGCAGCGCAAGCACGGCCAGAAACGCGGCGGTGGGCAGGAGCGGGATGTCTTTCAGCGCCTCGGCGCGGTGCATCCATATCAGCGTCGCGCCAAGGACGAGGGCGACGAGCAGGAAGGCGACAGTCGCCTCTGTCGCGGACGGCGCTTCGAGAGACAGGTAAATGCCGGCCGCGCTGACGAACAGCGTCATCGCCGCGACAACCCGGGTCGGGAAATCCGCGCGCGGGCGAAGGCCGGCAAGCGTCGCCAGAACCGTCTGGCCGGCATGCGTCGGCACGAAGCTTTGAACGGGGATGGTGACGGACGCCAGCCAGGAAAGCGCGAGAAACGCCGTATAATGGATCAGGCCGCCGGTCGCGACATAGAGCAGCGTGGCCGCGCTTGAGGTCGCGATCAGCACCACGGCGGAGACCCAGGCCCAGCGCTTGACGCTGTCGACGGCAAGGCCGGCAATGGCGATGAAGGCGAAATAGTAGAAGAACAGCCAGCCGCTCTCGGATTCGCCGCCGACAAGAAAGGGCGCGGCTGTGGCGCCGATAATGCCGACGGCGCTCAGCACCGAGCCATAAAGCCAGCCGAGCGCCACCGCCAGTATGCTGACCAGAACCAGCCCGGCGAGCGTGGTTTCGGGGGAAACGAGGCCGTAGAGAAGACGGGCGGCGAGCACGGCGGAAAAGAGCGTCACCAGTCCCGCCCCGGCGAAGACCGAGGGGAGGGCTGCCGTGGAGGCCGTCCGCTCGTCGCCGTAGCGGCGGCGGATCGCCTCGCCGACGGCGATCATCAAGGCGCCCAGCGCCAGCGCGCCGACCACGCGCCAGACCGGCGTCAGCAACCCGTTTTCGACGCCATACTGAACCATGAATACACCACCCAGCGCCAGCGAAAGCGCCGCCAGAGCGATCGTCCAGTTTTGACGAAGCCACTGTGTGAACTGCCGCATGACCTCGCCGGTAAAGACAAAGGCGCGCGGCGGCCCCTTGACGGCGCTGGATGATTTTTCTGCTTCGGCCGGCGGCGCACCTTCCGGCGGCGCGACGGTTTCGACTGCGGGCGGCTCCACGCTTTCGACCGGTTTTCCGGTTGGCGTTTTTTCCGTGCCGTCTGCGACGGCGGCAAGGTTTTGTTCCGCATCGCCCTGCGCCTGGCGCTCCAGTAGTTCCAGCCGTTGGTGGGTTCGCTGCTGCTGATCCTCCAGTTTCTTGAGACGGCTCCTCACCCTGGAATGCGACATGGCGAACGCCACGAGGAGGATCACAAGAAGCCAGAAAACCGAAGTCATATCAAAATATTCCACTTGCAGCACAATGCGACAGTTTAACGGAGGCAACTGTTACCGTGCGCAGAACACGTTGTCGACTGGCCACAAAACCGCCTGACGGTCGTCTTCTGTTTCCAGTGTCTCATGCCGTCGAGCGGCAGAACGGCCAGCCATGCAAGACGCGTAGTTTCACTAACGAAGCCACCGATCGCAGCGGACGCTTCATGCTGGTCGAGCCGGAAGGCCCGCCGGGCAGGATTGCGCCGGTCCGCGCGCCTTCGCCTTTCCGCCAGGCTATCACGACGGCGCGCCGTGCAGGTCGAGGTGGAGGCGCTCGGCGATGACGTCGCCGAACATATAGGGCCCGATGGTCCAGACCGCGGCCCACAACAGGCCGCCGACGATGTTGGCGGCGAGGAAGGACGGCCAGCGCATGCCCATCGAGCCCGCCGCGATTCCGTTCAATTGCCGCAGGATGACGACGAAGCGGGCGCCGACCACCACCCATGCGCCGCGTTTTTCATAGAGTCCCTCGATCCATTTCTGACGGTCTTCCGTCATGCCGACGTAACGTCCGTAGCGCGAGATCACCGCCCGGCCGCCAAACCGGCCGATCAGATAGCCCGTGCTGTCTCCCATTACGGCCGCGCAGACAACGACGAAGAATATGCCCACGATCGATAGCTGTCCGTCTGCCGCCAGCAACGAGGCGCCGATCAACGCGCTTTCGCCCGGCATCGGCGCGCCGAGCGATTCGAGATAGATGATGATGAAGAGCGCGAGCAGCCCGTAGTGGTGGAGGTAAGGTTCGATGAAGGTGATCGAGTCTTTGATGAAATGCGCCATGGGACCTGCTTGCTTGAGACGCCGGCATGTACTTGACGGCCGGTTTGGTTGTCCTTTGGTTGCTCGTGGCTCACCTTGCCCGATTTTCGTCCACGACGCCACAACCCTGTTTCGCCTGCGAGACCCACGGTCTGGCGCAAACTTCTGCCGGCTTCCGATCTGGTGGCGATTTCCGACGCGCAAAGCGGAAGGTTAACAAAAAGTAACCCGCACAAAAGACACGTTTCCCCAATAGCAGGGTCTCCCAATCCGGGCTCACCGGAAGCATCTGTTTTGGATCGGAGTAAGAATTTGACCAGGATTCTCTGTGTTTTCGGCACCCGCCCTGAGGCCATAAAGATGGCCCCGGTGGTCAATGCTCTGAGGTGTGATAGCGCTATCACAACTGAGGTTTGTGTTACCGGCCAGCATCGCAGCATGCTTGATCAGGTGCTGTCGCTTTTCGCAATCAAGCCGGATTTCGATCTTGCGGTCATGGCGCCCAACCAGGGGCTGAATGCGCTCAGCGCGAAGATGATCGCCGGTCTCGACCAGGTATTCGAAGAGGCGCGGCCTGATGTCGTCCTGGTTCACGGCGATACCACCACGGCAATGGCGGCGGGCATTGCCGCCTTCCACCGCGGCATTGCCATCGGGCATGTCGAGGCGGGGCTGAGAACCTATGATCTTTCGAAGCCCTGGCCCGAAGAAATGAACCGGCGGCTCGTCGATGTCGTCTCGGCCTACCATTTCGCGCCGACGCTTTCGAGCGCGCGCAATCTCGCGGGCGAGCATCTTCAGGGCAGGGTCGTCGTCACCGGCAATACGGTGATCGACGCGCTGACGGAGGTTGCGGCCCGCATTCGCGGCGACGCGGCCCTCGGGGCCCGGCTGGACGCCGATTTTCCGTTTCTGGATTCCGAGCTGAAGACCCTGCTGGTCACCGGGCATCGTCGCGAGAGTTTCGGCGGCGGTTTCATCAATATCTGCAAGGCGTTGCGCGAACTTGCACGGCGCGAGGATCTGCAGATCGTCTATCCCGTGCATCTGAACCCCAATGTCGCGGGGCCGGTCCAGGATATGCTGGGCGGGCTGAACAACGTGCATCTGATCGCGCCGCAGGCCTATCTCGAATTCGTCTATCTGATGGAACGATGCCATATCATCCTGACCGATTCGGGCGGCGTGCAGGAAGAGGCGCCTTCGCTTGGAAAACCCGTCCTGGTGATGCGCGATGTCACCGAGCGACCGGAGGCGGTTGCGGCCGGCACGGTGAAACTGGTTGGAACCGACACCGCGAGAATCATGCGCGAGGTCGTGCACCTTCTGGACGATCCCCGAGCCCATGCGCTCCAATCCGCCGCGATCAATCCCTATGGCGACGGCAAGGCCGCGCAGCGCATCGTCGATACGCTTGCCGGACGCGCCGTCATTCCCTTCGCAGCGGAGGCTGCCCCGCATGCCCGCCCGCGCCACCTGCGCGCTGTTTCCTTGAGGACTGCCACGAAATGAAGAACACCAAAACCGCCCTGTCCAGGAACGCCGTGATCGCCACCCTTCTTGCGGGCACGGTGGCGCCAGTCCTGCTGGTTCCGCAGGAGAGCCATGCCGGCGCCATCGCCGATACGCTTGCGGCGGGGACCAAGGATCGGGTGATCACCCGCAAGGTCACGCTGGAGGAACTCGGCATCGGCACGCCGCTGGCGCTTGGATCGACCGGGGCCGAACGCGATATCTATATTCCCGTTCCGGCGGGCGTCGAGCTCATCGACCCCACGCTTAATTTCGAAGGCCGTTACCTGCGGGCGGATGGCGGACAGACCACCTATACGCTGTCGGTTGACGATCGCATGCTGCTTGCGCGCTCGCCGACGGATGACGGCGGCGCGACCGATACCAGCATCGGCATCGATGGCGCGGCCCGCGACAACGGCTTCGTGCATCTGAAGGTGAACTGGTCCTCCGCCACCGGGCAATATTATTGCGACGATGCGCGACCGATCGGCAACATGCTCGAGATCGAGCCCGACACCTATCTGGAATATGGCTATGCCGCCTCCGCGGTGAAGGATATCAGCACGGCATGGTCGGCGCTTCCCACAGAGGTGACGCTGCTGGTTTCGGGTAGCCGCCTCGACAAGAGCAGCTATGATGCCGCATGGCGCATCGGAACCGCGCTGCAGCGCGACGGCAAGACCGTCAGGACCATCGCCCTGCCGAAGGTGGGCGACCAGATACAAACCGCCGCGCTGACGGTGCCGCCATCGCTTGCCGGCATTCCGGCGTTCAAGAGCCTAGCGGGCGGCGGTGAGGTGCAGATCGCCAGCGAAGCCGAGATCGGCGCGCTGATGCTGCTCGACGCCCCGCAATTCAGCGCCGATATCGCCGTTGCCGACGGCGCGATGGCTGAGCAGTTGAAAGCCGCGCTCGATGCCGTTTCGGCGGAAATCGTCGCCGCCGATGGCGCCGCTTCCGCTGCTGTCGCGACCATCCGGCAGGATTTCAACGCGCTTGGCCAACCCGTCGGCTCGCAAACCGTCGGGCTGCGCACGCTTTCGGGCCGGCCGGTCATCGCGGTTGCGCCGGATGCGGCCAATGCCGCGGTCGGCCTGTTCGATACGTTGTGGCGTCAGTCGGCGGTGTCGGGAGATCTTACGCTTGCCGCTGCGGCGATGCCGCCGGGTGAGGGCGACGCCATTGCGCTTGGTGCGCTCGGTAAGGCGCCGAGCCGGCTCGACGTCGTGGCAAGGGGCGACTGGTCGACGCAATTCGACCTCGGCACGGCTGCGCCCGGAAAGGTGCCGAGCCGCCTCGACCTCAACGTCTCGGCGGCCCCCGGCGCAACCGCGACGCTGCCGGTCGCTTCGGTTTCGATCAACGGCTATCTGCTGGGGGCCAAACAGTTGAAGGCCGACGGCACGCCCGAACAGATTTCAGTCGCCATACCCGCCTATACCCTGCTGCCGCGCAATGTCATCAACGTCGAATTCCAGCGCCAGCCCGCGAGTGATCAGTGTCGCGAAGTTCCGCAGGCCTATCCCGCCGCGGTGCTGCCGGATAGCCGCGTCGTGTTCAAGGACGCGCCTGCCGCCGATGGCTTCACCACGCTTGTGGCGAAGCTGGCGGGCGACACAGAGGTGGCCGTGCCGGCGGCTTGGCTCAACGATGCGCTGGAGACGCTGCCGACGGTGATGAGCGTGGCCGATGCCGCGGGCATCGCGCCGGCGCGCGCCGAATTCGCGGTCGTCGATACGGCCACGGCGCCGGTGCCGGACAAGCCCTTCCTGTTCTTCGATATCGCGCCTGAAAAGGGCGCGGATCGCGTCAGCGTCACGGGCGACAAGATCACGATCGACTCCGCGCGCGGCGAGCGGCTTTTCGATGCCGCCGGGCTTTCGGACGTTTCGGTAGCCGAGGCCGAGCTCGACCAGAGCCAGCCGGGCCTTTACTACCGCACGGTCGGCGCCGGGGCCGATCTTGGCAAGCCGTTCAGCTTCGGCCAGGGCGATGTCGCCATCATCGGCGAAAGCGGTGTTCTGACGGCGCTGAATGCCAGCGGCAACACGGTCTATGCCGCCTCCGGTGCGCCGCTCGACGAAAGCAACGGGTCGACGCTGCGTCTGATCACGAGCCCGAAATTCTGGCTGGAGCAGGCGCCGTGGGCGCTCACCACGCTGATCATCGGCGGTTTCCTCCTTCTTCTCCTCCTGGCCGGTCTCGCGCGCCGCAGGAACCGGGACAAGCGGGACTAGGCCGACAATCATGCAGCTTTACTGGCCATTCCTGTTCGCCGACTATTATCGGCTGCTGGAGGATTTCACCGCGATCGTCGCGGTGATCATCCTGCTGTCGTGCCTCGACGATCTTTTCATCGACGCGATTTTCTATGGGCGGGCGATCAAGCGGCGGTTCGCGGCCAGGAAGCACCACTACCAGCCGCTTCAGCCGGAACAGCTTCATAACCGCCCCGAACAGCATATGGCGATCATGGTGCCTGCCTGGCTGGAGCACGACGTGATCGCGGCCATGATCGAAGGCATGGTGCGCACGCTCGACTATCGGAACTACACGATTTTCGTCGGCACCTACCGCAACGACCGTGCGACGATCGACGAGGTCGAGCGGATGCGCAAGCGCTACCGCCAGCTTGTGCGCGTCGAGGTTCCCCATGACGGGCCGACCTGCAAGGCGGATTGCCTCAACTGGGTGGTGCAGGCGATTTTCGCCCATGAGAAGACGCACGGCATTACATTCGCCGGCACCATTCTGCACGACAGCGAGGACGTTCTTCATTCGCTGGAACTGCGCTTCTTCAACTACCTTCTGCCGCGGATCGACCTGATCCAGATTCCTGTGAACTCGCTGGAGCGCAACTGGTACGAGCTCGTGGCAGGCGTATACATGGATGAGTTCGCCGAATGGCACGGGAAGGATATCGTCGTGCGCGAGGCCTTGTCAGGGATGGTGCCGTCCGCCGGCGTGGGAACATGTTTCTCGCGCAAGGCGCTGCTGACCCTTTCGGCCGAAACCGACAACCAGCCCTTCAACACCCAGACGCTCACCGAGGATTACGATATCGGGGTGCGGCTTGCCGAACACGGCATGCGCTCGATCCTCGCGCGGTTTACCGTCGATTATAAAATGCGGCGCAAGTCCTGGTTCGGCTTCGGGCCGGAGCGCGAGAAGATTGTGCGAATGCCGCTTTGCGTGCAGGAATATTTTCCCAACAGGTTCCGCACCTCCTATCGCCAGAAGGCGCGGTGGTCGCTTGGCATCTGCTTCCAGGGCTGGGCCTATTTCGGCTGGTACGGTTCGCTGGTCGACCGCTATTTCCTGCTGAGGGACAGAAAGGCGATCGTCACCAGCTTTGTCACCGTTTTCGCCTATCTGCTGGCGCTCCAGTATATCGTTTTTCACTTCGCCATCAGCTTCGGCCTGTTTACCACGACATATCCGCCGCTGCTTTCGGTTCATGGCTGGGTCGGTGTCGTGCTGATCCTGAACGCCATTGCGCTGGTGGCGCGGGTCGTGCAGCGCTTCTATTTCACGTCGCGAACTTTCGGCTGGGAGCATGGATTGCTGTCGATCCCGCGCATGGTGGTCGGCAATTTCGTGAACTTCATGGCGATGGCGCGCGCGCTCAAGCAGTATGTCACCCACCTCGTGACCGGCAAGCGGCTGGTCTGGGACAAGACCATGCATGACTTTCCCTCGGGCGACGGGCTGGTGGAGCGCAGCGCCAGGCTCGGCGATCTGCTCGTCACCTGGCAGGCGATCGACGACGCCCAGCTTGATGAGGCGCTCGCCAAGCAACGGCAGCAGCGCCGCCCGCTCGGTCGTATCCTGATCGATGAAGGCTGGCTTCAGGAGGAGGTGATCGCCGAAGCCGTGGCTTTCCAGGCGGGCTACGAGATGCGGGCGATCGCAGAGGACGATGTGCTGAACGCCCGGGGCCGGATTTCCACCGATCTCTGTGTTCGCTTGCGCGTCCTTCCGGTGCAGGATGCCGGGGACGGGCGCTTGATGCTGGCAGCGGCGGTGCCGCTGGAGCCGCAGGCGCTCGCCGAGATCGTCGCGGCGTGCGGCGAAACGCCGAAAGTCTGCATTGTCCGCGACAGCCAGATCATGGCGGGTCTGGACCTTCTTTGCGAACGCGATGTCGCGGACGGCAGGCGCGTTTCGCCCCTTCCCAATGACGTGTTGCCGCGCCTTGGCGATATTCTCGTCGAACGAGGCGATATCTCCCCGGAAGCGTTGCGGGCGGCGCTTGCCGATTATTCTCCCCAGCGCGACGGGCTGATCGGCGCCTATCTCGCCGCCCGGGATGTAGTCTTCAACCAGGCGATCGAGGATGCGCTGGCCGAGCAGCGCCGCAGGATCGAGCGATTGCGCGGGAACCGGACGCTCTCGCCACCTGTTGCCGGAAAGGCGATTTGAACATGGCAGCGACAAACACGAAACGCCCATACCGCAATGCTGTGTCCCGGCTCGCGCTGTCGGCGGCGGTTGCGGCAATCGCGCTCTCACTGGCTGCGCCCTCCGTTCTGGCCGACGACCAGTCTCCGGCGCCGCTCTCGCAGAGCAGTCCAGCCTATCAGGCGGCCGATGCGGCCTATCGGGCCTATGGCGCGGGCGATTATGACAAGGCGGTGGAGGAGGCCAGGAAGGCCGTTGAACTTGCGCCCGATCATGAGGCTTACAAGACCCTGCTGAAGAATGCCGAGGCCGCGCGCGACCTTGAAAATAGTAAGAGCGCGCCAAGCGACAGCGTTTCGGAAACAAGCCCCGCCTATGAGGCTGCCGATGCGGCCTACAAGGCCTATGCTGCGGGCCAATACCGGACCGCCGTGGATCAGGCCAGGAAGGCCGTGGAACTGGCACCGGACAATGCCGACTATCGCACGCTTCTGAAGAATGCCGAGAGAGCGGCCAACCGCCCGCCCGCCGCGAAGGCGAGCCCTGCCGACCGGCAGGCG from Martelella mediterranea DSM 17316 carries:
- a CDS encoding cellulose biosynthesis cyclic di-GMP-binding regulatory protein BcsB, giving the protein MKNTKTALSRNAVIATLLAGTVAPVLLVPQESHAGAIADTLAAGTKDRVITRKVTLEELGIGTPLALGSTGAERDIYIPVPAGVELIDPTLNFEGRYLRADGGQTTYTLSVDDRMLLARSPTDDGGATDTSIGIDGAARDNGFVHLKVNWSSATGQYYCDDARPIGNMLEIEPDTYLEYGYAASAVKDISTAWSALPTEVTLLVSGSRLDKSSYDAAWRIGTALQRDGKTVRTIALPKVGDQIQTAALTVPPSLAGIPAFKSLAGGGEVQIASEAEIGALMLLDAPQFSADIAVADGAMAEQLKAALDAVSAEIVAADGAASAAVATIRQDFNALGQPVGSQTVGLRTLSGRPVIAVAPDAANAAVGLFDTLWRQSAVSGDLTLAAAAMPPGEGDAIALGALGKAPSRLDVVARGDWSTQFDLGTAAPGKVPSRLDLNVSAAPGATATLPVASVSINGYLLGAKQLKADGTPEQISVAIPAYTLLPRNVINVEFQRQPASDQCREVPQAYPAAVLPDSRVVFKDAPAADGFTTLVAKLAGDTEVAVPAAWLNDALETLPTVMSVADAAGIAPARAEFAVVDTATAPVPDKPFLFFDIAPEKGADRVSVTGDKITIDSARGERLFDAAGLSDVSVAEAELDQSQPGLYYRTVGAGADLGKPFSFGQGDVAIIGESGVLTALNASGNTVYAASGAPLDESNGSTLRLITSPKFWLEQAPWALTTLIIGGFLLLLLLAGLARRRNRDKRD
- a CDS encoding glycosyl transferase family protein, translating into MQLYWPFLFADYYRLLEDFTAIVAVIILLSCLDDLFIDAIFYGRAIKRRFAARKHHYQPLQPEQLHNRPEQHMAIMVPAWLEHDVIAAMIEGMVRTLDYRNYTIFVGTYRNDRATIDEVERMRKRYRQLVRVEVPHDGPTCKADCLNWVVQAIFAHEKTHGITFAGTILHDSEDVLHSLELRFFNYLLPRIDLIQIPVNSLERNWYELVAGVYMDEFAEWHGKDIVVREALSGMVPSAGVGTCFSRKALLTLSAETDNQPFNTQTLTEDYDIGVRLAEHGMRSILARFTVDYKMRRKSWFGFGPEREKIVRMPLCVQEYFPNRFRTSYRQKARWSLGICFQGWAYFGWYGSLVDRYFLLRDRKAIVTSFVTVFAYLLALQYIVFHFAISFGLFTTTYPPLLSVHGWVGVVLILNAIALVARVVQRFYFTSRTFGWEHGLLSIPRMVVGNFVNFMAMARALKQYVTHLVTGKRLVWDKTMHDFPSGDGLVERSARLGDLLVTWQAIDDAQLDEALAKQRQQRRPLGRILIDEGWLQEEVIAEAVAFQAGYEMRAIAEDDVLNARGRISTDLCVRLRVLPVQDAGDGRLMLAAAVPLEPQALAEIVAACGETPKVCIVRDSQIMAGLDLLCERDVADGRRVSPLPNDVLPRLGDILVERGDISPEALRAALADYSPQRDGLIGAYLAARDVVFNQAIEDALAEQRRRIERLRGNRTLSPPVAGKAI